Proteins from one Haliaeetus albicilla chromosome 4, bHalAlb1.1, whole genome shotgun sequence genomic window:
- the ZSWIM2 gene encoding LOW QUALITY PROTEIN: E3 ubiquitin-protein ligase ZSWIM2 (The sequence of the model RefSeq protein was modified relative to this genomic sequence to represent the inferred CDS: inserted 9 bases in 6 codons; deleted 1 base in 1 codon; substituted 1 base at 1 genomic stop codon), translating into RRPCRCHGDRPARRRQPRGGSAELRRQQDRVPRSTARVLRQLGRAAFLLREEGRDGPPPRGSLPGGARVLAGPSWSCQAALPQPARPASSFAGASRCLRQVLLAAPHSCNLGRLPGGERPPRAPLPVRGGEERRGEARRGEARRDGAGAGAGSRPSEAPPAGPSARFPRRLEGGVEAARAEDLGARVGGPALTRGAAVISAKENRLAAGQRTLNTDAFKLGLLEREIEDVLQQLHQERTQNPEEXFSQTLYLKNDRCTDEKEIDEEDICPICQEELVKKMLPITYCRXGCGNNVHKKCIKIWADHQDNYELENDSVVKCPXRENFAPLRLILEEFKNSKQLVTATEKTRPDKDLGIPCNNCRVFSIIGNCYKCTECVEYHVCHECFTGFCHSPXIFIFRQKRNKKWRALQQLPELTAQGQTFKSFKPGGEDACQDAIGLLGHLGTLPAHIESAVNQHPQVFLCRAAFQPLFPKPVVLHGVVVTEVQDPALGLVELHMTGLSPSIQPVQISLTSCTPKNTVKSLPIVLISKHSNLLASGIQCRXLTSFQLCQHVRILPCNHKFHREYIDSWRLQQRITXPINEHVVYSAMTWKDMPAKHGNYPTGSHANLGKLTQISGSTCFASGNGLLLKQTSSEHASEHSQSIFRKLSNKYVPKSQKDLRFVSNLHLEESDQNSSRNLSDFSRHSKEYSLSSFETASSGKLSTIRKDDIHNTLRSQHQFDCGNXKVVTFLKDGCNNYTILRYPRELNFEINLCTASHSSKKGNKHVGNTSHQQRLLARQPPKHNNLNFKRRKIDLLLEGIPLHTSSWLSHFR; encoded by the exons CGGCGGCCGTGCCGTTGCCATGGGGACCGGCCGGCGAGGCGCCGGCAGCCTCGCGGCGGGAGCGCCGAGCTGAGGCGGCAGCAGGACCGGGTGCCGCGCAGCACCGCGCGCGTCCTGCGGCAGCTGGGGCGCGCCGCCTTCCTGCTGCGGGAGGAGGGCCGGGAcggcccgccgccgcggggcagCTTGCCCGGCGGGGCCCGTGTCCTCGCTGGGCCGAGCTGGAGCTGCCAGGCCGCCCTTCCACAGCCTGCCCGTCCCGCCTCGTCTTTCGCGGGCGCTTCTCGCTGTCTGCGGCAGGTGCTGCTGGCAGCGCCGCACTCGTGCAACCTGGGCCGCCTCCCTGGCGGGGAGCGGCCCCCGCGGGCACCTCTGCCGGTGAGGGGCGGCGAGGAGAGacgaggcgaggcgaggcgaggcgaggcgaggcgggaCGGGGCGGGCGCCGGGGCCGGCTCCCGGCCGTCAGAAGCGCCGCCGGCAGGCCCGTCTGCCAGGTTTCCCCGTCGGCTTGAGGGCGGCGTGGAGGCGGCCAGGGCCGAAGACCTCGGCGCCCGCGTAGGCGGTCCAGCTTTAACGCGAGGCGCAGCAGTTatttctgcaaaggaaaacagactgGCAGCGGGGCAACGTACACTTAACACCG ATGCTTTTAAGTTGGGTCTTCTGGAAAGAGAAATTGAGGATGTGCTTCAGCAATTGCATCAAGAACGGACACAAAATCCAGAGG ACTTCTCACAAACGTTGTATCTGAAAAATGACAGATGCACTGATGAGAAAGAAATCGATGAAGAGGATATTTGTCCCATTTGTCAGGAGGAGTTAGTAAAGAAAATGCTTCCCATCACTTACTGCAG ATAGGGCTGTGGTAACAATGTTCacaaaaaatgtataaaaatttGGGCTGACCACCAAGAT AACTATGAACTGGAGAATGACTCTGTAGTGAAGTGTCC CAGAGAAAACTTTGCACCTCTAAGGCTCATTCTAGAAGAGTTTAAAAACTCTAAACAACTTGTGACtgcaacagagaaaacaagacCGGACAAGGACCTTGGAATCCCTTGTAATAACTGCAGAGTATTTTCAATTATAGGAAATTGctacaa gtgTACTGAGTGTGTTGAGTATCACGTGTGTCATGAATGTTTCACTGGCTTTTGCCATTctcc aatttttatttttagacag aagagaaataaaaaatggagaGCTCTTCAACAGCTTCCAGAATTAACAGCCCAAGgacaaacatttaaaagctttaagCCAGGAGGAGAAGATGCTT gccaggatgccattggccttcttggccacctgggcacactgccagctcatatCGAGtcggctgtcaaccagcacccccaggtctttctctgccgggcagctttccagccactcttccccaagcctgtagtgctgcatggggttgttgtgaccgaagtgcaggacccggcacttggccttgttgaacttcatatgaCTGGCCTCAGtccatcgatccagcctgtccagatctctct gacTAGTTGTACCCCAAAGAACACCGTAAAATCTTTACCCATTGTTTTAATTAGTAAACATAGTAATTTACTTGCCTCAGGTATTCAGTGTA CTTTGACGAGCTTTCAACTTTGTCAGCATGTAAGAATCCTACCATGTAATCACAAG TTTCATAGGGAATATATTGACAGTTGGCGACTGCAGCAAAGAATCAC TCCTATTAATGAACATGTTGTATACAGTGCAATGACGTGGAAGGATATGCCAGCCAAACATGGAAACTACCCAACAGGTTCTCATGCAAATCTTGGCAAACTTACACAAATTTCTGGTTCCACCTGCTTTGCATCTGGAAATGGATTACTTCTCAAGCAAACATCATCTGAACATGCATCAGAACATTCTCAAAGTATCTTCAGAAAACTTTCTAACAAATATGTGCCGAAGTCCCAAAAGGATTTAAGATTTGTTAGCAACCTCCATTTAGAAGAATCTGATCAGAACAGCAGTAGAAACCTAAGTGATTTTTCCAGGCATAGTAAGGAATACTCTTTAAGCTCTTTTGAAACAGCATCTTCTGGGAAGCTCAGTACCATTAGAAAGGATGACATTCATAACACTTTGAGAAGCCAGCATCAGTTTGACTGTGGCA ACAAAGtagttacttttttaaaagatggcTGTAATAATTACACAATTCTAAGATATCCCAGGGAGTTGaactttgaaattaatttgtgCACAGCAAGCCATTCCTCAAAAAAGGGCAATAAGCATGTCGGAAACACCAGCCACCAACAGAGACTCCTAGCAAGACAACCACCTAAACATAATAATCTGaactttaaaagaagaaaaatagatttattaTTGGAAGGAATTCCACTGCATACCAGCTCATGGTTGTCTCATTTTAGGTAA